A region from the Aquimarina sp. ERC-38 genome encodes:
- a CDS encoding glycoside hydrolase family protein, whose protein sequence is MVREKPAVWKNLVLGGRFVDRIKLMPNLGGMTSDTWGSANVIPRDVNNGIEDPDWSYWGGNTRLDKDGLFHLIVCRWPEKAEKGHFEWPESTLVHAVSKNSYGPYKVIKSEGLGKGHNPEWYISKNGKCVIYTIDKRYIADSINGIWQTSRYQFDDRDRKDTKQKNYMTNCTFTQREDGSFLMINRHGQSWFSKDGISTFYRVSETTNYPKVAGKFEDPFVWRDHVQYYMIVNDWKGRMAWYLRSKDGVDWVVDPGEAYMPGSISKHENGIHEDWFKYERVKLNQDKFGRVYQANFAVIDTLKHSDLGNDTHSSKWIAVPLNKGVLAEIENKNFIDSKTKEIKIKILAEDDFDPHTAINIKSLRFGASEEVNFGGGSKVLKTVKSGKDLIVVFSGKGNGLTKDNFAGKLLGKTMDGNLLFGYSKLPGITYITPILSSRLPEFTLSNNGLNINVEVENFGQIVSNKSKLKINLIDISGREIVLGTATVGQIEPFGKEKVKIKSSGTFVKGEKLMVRTIIESKNLEPISLTKNVIVK, encoded by the coding sequence GTGGTAAGAGAAAAACCCGCAGTATGGAAAAACCTGGTGTTGGGCGGTAGGTTTGTGGATAGGATAAAACTTATGCCAAATCTAGGTGGAATGACTAGCGATACCTGGGGAAGCGCAAACGTAATTCCCAGGGATGTTAATAATGGGATTGAAGACCCAGACTGGTCTTATTGGGGAGGGAATACCCGGTTAGACAAGGACGGATTATTTCATCTAATAGTTTGCAGATGGCCGGAGAAAGCCGAAAAAGGGCATTTTGAATGGCCGGAATCTACATTGGTACATGCAGTTTCAAAAAATTCTTACGGTCCTTATAAGGTGATTAAAAGTGAGGGTTTAGGCAAAGGTCATAATCCGGAATGGTACATTTCTAAAAATGGAAAGTGCGTAATTTATACAATTGATAAAAGATACATTGCAGATAGTATCAATGGTATTTGGCAAACTTCTCGATACCAATTTGATGATCGGGACAGAAAAGATACCAAACAGAAAAATTATATGACCAACTGTACCTTTACCCAAAGAGAGGATGGTAGTTTTTTAATGATCAACAGACACGGACAATCGTGGTTTAGCAAAGATGGAATTTCCACTTTTTACCGGGTTTCAGAAACTACAAATTATCCCAAGGTAGCGGGTAAATTTGAAGATCCGTTTGTATGGAGAGATCATGTGCAATACTATATGATTGTCAACGACTGGAAAGGTAGGATGGCCTGGTACCTGCGTTCTAAAGATGGTGTGGATTGGGTAGTAGATCCCGGAGAAGCCTATATGCCCGGTAGTATTTCAAAACATGAAAACGGTATTCACGAAGATTGGTTTAAATACGAGCGGGTAAAATTAAACCAGGACAAATTCGGTAGAGTATATCAAGCTAATTTTGCCGTAATCGATACATTAAAGCATTCGGATTTAGGTAATGATACCCATAGTTCAAAATGGATAGCAGTTCCTTTAAACAAAGGCGTGCTAGCAGAGATTGAAAATAAAAATTTTATTGATTCTAAAACTAAGGAAATTAAAATCAAAATTCTTGCGGAAGATGATTTTGACCCACATACCGCCATAAATATTAAGTCTCTTAGATTTGGAGCATCTGAAGAAGTTAATTTTGGAGGAGGTAGTAAAGTCTTGAAAACAGTAAAATCCGGTAAAGACCTGATTGTTGTTTTTAGCGGTAAAGGAAATGGGCTAACAAAAGATAATTTTGCCGGAAAATTACTGGGTAAAACAATGGATGGAAATTTACTTTTTGGGTATTCTAAATTACCGGGAATCACTTATATCACACCTATTTTATCCTCGAGACTTCCTGAATTTACATTGTCTAATAATGGTCTTAATATAAATGTAGAAGTAGAAAATTTTGGACAAATAGTTTCAAATAAATCAAAACTAAAAATAAACTTAATTGATATTTCCGGAAGAGAAATAGTTTTAGGTACAGCTACCGTAGGTCAGATCGAACCTTTTGGAAAGGAAAAAGTAAAAATTAAGTCTTCCGGAACCTTTGTAAAAGGAGAAAAATTAATGGTGAGAACTATAATTGAATCAAAAAACTTAGAGCCTATTTCATTGACAAAAAATGTCATTGTAAAATAA
- a CDS encoding sulfatase: MSTISDAKSQQVASAKPRKEMVSNTSKKPNLIIIHTDEHNFRTISAYQKLLPKEQAFVWGEGNNSKTPNIDKLADEGAIAMSYYASSPVCTPSRASLVTGLYPQATGAPKNGLHIREDIPTFATILRDQGYATSYVGKWHLAGEEKYTFGIKYKAGFEDNTYMMTGGHAPYFHIKNGNFRGINQNVASKLPQDEVIHATDFFTEKTLAILERDKDQPFAIMLSIPDPHTPDYAKPPYNTMYEHLKIEAPKTMEAQYTAIKPSWAGGQNENDKNEAIGKKAFANEKNALKQYFGMISHIDDSVGSILKFLTDNNLTENTIVIFTSDHGDMFFEHNRRNKSVPYEGSARIPFLIRYPEKIPAKKVIHTAYTNVDFTPTILSLMGVNTEANFHGLDTSDDFTNAQKEITGDRITYFAKSGGWWVSAVNHRYKLIIDKREKPYLFDLQKDPDEVINFYEDPEYKEVAKRMQEELFNQLKKYDEPGLNQRQAYVTK; the protein is encoded by the coding sequence ATGAGCACTATCAGCGACGCTAAGAGTCAGCAAGTGGCATCTGCTAAGCCTAGAAAAGAAATGGTTTCTAACACTTCAAAAAAACCGAATTTAATTATCATTCATACAGATGAACATAATTTTAGAACCATTAGTGCTTATCAAAAATTATTACCAAAAGAGCAAGCATTCGTCTGGGGAGAAGGTAATAATTCTAAAACACCTAATATCGATAAGTTGGCTGACGAAGGTGCCATAGCAATGAGCTACTATGCTTCAAGTCCGGTGTGTACACCTTCCAGGGCTTCGTTAGTTACCGGTTTGTATCCTCAAGCAACCGGCGCTCCTAAAAATGGATTACATATTAGAGAAGATATCCCAACTTTTGCCACAATTTTAAGAGATCAGGGATATGCAACTTCATATGTAGGTAAATGGCATCTGGCTGGAGAGGAAAAATACACCTTTGGTATAAAGTACAAAGCCGGTTTTGAAGACAATACATATATGATGACCGGAGGACACGCCCCTTATTTCCATATAAAAAATGGTAATTTTAGAGGTATTAATCAAAACGTCGCTTCAAAATTACCACAGGACGAAGTAATACATGCTACTGACTTCTTTACCGAGAAAACCTTAGCAATTTTAGAAAGGGATAAAGATCAACCTTTTGCCATAATGCTTTCTATCCCAGATCCTCATACCCCGGATTATGCAAAACCTCCGTACAACACCATGTATGAGCATTTAAAAATCGAAGCCCCAAAAACTATGGAAGCACAATACACTGCCATCAAACCTTCCTGGGCCGGTGGTCAAAACGAAAACGATAAAAATGAAGCCATAGGTAAAAAAGCATTCGCAAATGAAAAAAATGCCTTAAAACAGTATTTCGGAATGATTAGTCATATTGATGATAGTGTAGGCAGCATTTTAAAATTCCTGACAGATAATAATTTAACTGAAAATACGATTGTTATCTTTACCTCAGATCATGGAGATATGTTTTTTGAACATAACAGACGTAACAAGAGTGTACCATACGAAGGTTCTGCCCGAATCCCTTTTTTAATTCGTTATCCGGAAAAAATCCCTGCTAAAAAAGTGATCCATACAGCGTATACTAATGTAGACTTTACGCCTACCATCTTAAGTTTAATGGGAGTAAACACAGAAGCTAATTTTCACGGGCTAGATACTTCAGATGATTTTACAAATGCTCAAAAAGAAATTACAGGTGATCGAATCACCTATTTTGCTAAAAGTGGCGGATGGTGGGTATCTGCTGTAAATCATCGGTACAAACTCATTATAGATAAAAGAGAAAAACCCTACCTTTTTGATTTACAGAAAGATCCTGATGAAGTTATCAATTTTTATGAAGATCCCGAATATAAAGAAGTTGCAAAAAGAATGCAGGAAGAATTATTTAACCAATTAAAAAAGTATGATGAACCTGGTTTAAACCAAAGACAAGCCTACGTCACAAAATAA